A genomic window from Arvicola amphibius chromosome 5, mArvAmp1.2, whole genome shotgun sequence includes:
- the Znf106 gene encoding zinc finger protein 106 isoform X5, which produces MVPLVQNEQEVLDLDEEPDLSRLEGFQWEGVSISASSGLARKRSLSESSVVVDRAPGYSFFSEDSTGKENEPQQIVSPNNTLSAAPSQKAAMYLDQEVASLTPSVRTSERVGNIPPQRRHSAQLPSDPVVPFVHSARELHSQERSTPSLEHHAQESSGEGNSLSSNASSVHAISSLADAATDSSCTSGAEQNDGHSVRKKRRATGDGSSPELPSLERKNKRRKIKGKKERSQVDQLLTISLREEELNKSLQCMDSNLLQARAALQTAYVEVQRLLMLKQQITMEMSALRTHRIQILQGLQETYEPSEHTDQAPYSFTAREQRNSRSQTSVETPLLPTPFFPGFLEPPPSHVSLPSTGTPLQITTSAFQVHGTVPDSSIQIKQEPMSPEQEGSMNAVPQGSASSVSKELLQANRVVSESCPVYPAIPTALTSESTENCLEANRDKNSPVEQVNSRSRENSLSSQSPERPGINKGEESAKGSSGSEACSSSFLRLSFTPETPVEKETRSPAEHQAESTLASAETRGSKKKKKLRKKKTLRATHVPENSDTEQDVFTAKPARKTKAGKVAKGGKVTTSTWEDSRTGREQEPLRAEPDSESSLEVLEVPNPQLEVVAIDSSESGEEKPDSPSKKDSWSSAEQNPVEASRSGCDEVSSTSELGTRYKDGVPVSVAETQTVISSIKASKNSSEPGDDDEPTEGSFEGHQAAVNAIQIFGNLLYTCSADTSVRVYNLVSRKCIGVFEGHISKVNCLLVTHVSAKNLSVLYTGSSDHTIRCYNVKTREYIEQLKLEDRVLCLHNRWKILYAGLANGTVVTFNVKTNKQQEIFECHGPRAVSCLATAQEGARRLLVVGSYDCTISVRDARNGLLLRTLKGHGKTVLCMKVVNDLVFSGSSDQSVYAHNIHTGELVRIYKGHNHAVTVVNILGKVMVTACLDKFVRVYELQSHDRLQVYGGHKDMIMCMTIHKSMIYTGCYDGSIQAVRLNLMQNYRCWWHGCTLIFGVVDHLKQHLLTDHTNPNFQTLKCRWKNCDAFFTARKGSKQDVAGHIERHAEDDSTMDS; this is translated from the exons ATGGTACCTTTGGTTCAAAATGAACAGGAAGTCTTGGATTTAGATGAGGAGCCTGATCTGTCCAGACTTGAAGGATTCCAGTGGGAAGGTGTTTCCATTTCCGCATCCTCCGGCTTGGCAAGAAAACGAAGCCTTTCTGAAAGCAGCGTGGTCGTGGACAGGGCTCCTGGATATAGCTTCTTTAGTGAGGACAGTACCGGCAAAGAAAATGAGCCCCAGCAGATTGTTTCGCCTAATAACACATTGAGTGCTGCCCCGAGTCAAAAGGCAGCCATGTATCTTGATCAGGAAGTGGCATCTCTGACTCCCTCTGTTAGAACAAGTGAAAGGGTTGGAAACATTCCTCCCCAAAGGCGACATAGTGCACAGTTGCCATCTGATCCTGTAGTGCCTTTCGTGCATTCGGCCAGAGAGCTGCACAGCCAGGAGAGGTCTACACCATCGTTGGAGCACCATGCCCAGGAGAGCAGTGGAGAGGGAAACTCACTGTCATCAAATGCATCTTCAGTTCATGCGATCTCCAGCCTAGCAGATGCAGCCACTGACAGTAGCTGTACCTCTGGTGCTGAGCAAAATGATGGGCACAGTGTTAGAAAGAAGCGAAGAGCCACCGGG gaTGGATCTTCCCCTGAACTACCAAGTcttgagagaaaaaataaaagaaggaaaattaaaggaaagaaag agcGCTCTCAGGTTGACCAGCTACTGACTATCTCCTTAAGAGAGGAAGAACTGAACAAGTCGCTGCAGTGCATGGATAGCAACCTCCTGCAGGCGCGGGCTGCTCTGCAGACAGCTTATGTGGAAGTTCAGAGGTTGCTCATGCTCAAGCAGCAG ATAACTATGGAGATGAGCGCACTGAGGACTCACAGAATACAGATTCTACAAGGATTACAAG AAACGTATGAACCCTCTGAGCACACAGACCAGGCTCCCTATAGCTTCACAGCACGAGAACAAAGGAACAGTCGATCTCAAACCTCTGTTGAGACCCCACTGCTGCCTACTCCCTTTTTCCCAGGGTTTCTGGAGCCGCCTCCTTCCCATGTGTCTCTACCATCCACTGGAACCCCTCTCCAAATAACCACGTCTGCTTTCCAAGTCCATGGTACTGTCCCTGACTCATCAATTCAGATTAAACAAGAGCCCATGTCTCCTGAACAAGAAGGGAGTATGAATGCTGTGCCCCAAGGCTCTGCTTCCAGTGTGTCCAAGGAATTACTGCAAGCTAATA GAGTGGTCAGTGAGAGCTGCCCAGTTTACCCAGCCATCCCTACAGCATTAACTTCAGAGTCAACAGAAAACTGCCTGGAGGCTAACCGAGATAAGAATTCTCCTGTGGAGCAAGTAAattccagaagcagagaaaactccctctcctcccagtctcctgAGCGCCCTGGCATAAACAAAGGTGAAGAGTCTGCCAAAGGCAGCAGCGGATCTGAAGCCTGTAGCAGTTCTTTTCTTAGGTTGTCTTTCACTCCCGAAACCCCTGTGGAGAAGGAGACTCGCTCTCCAGCTGAGCATCAGGCTGAATCCACACTGGCATCAGCAGAAACTAGAGggagcaagaagaagaagaaactccGAAAGAAGAAGACGCTGAGGGCCACCCATGTTCCCGAGAACAGCGACACTGAACAGGATGTGTTCACTGCTAAGCCTGCAAGAAAGACAAAGGCTGGAAAGGTAGCTAAAGGGGGAAAAGTAACGACCTCCACCTGGGAAGACAGCAGAACTGGGCGGGAACAAGAACCTCTCAGAGCGGAGCCGGACAGTGAGTCCTCCCTGGAAGTCCTGGAAGTCCCTAATCCTCAGTTAGAGGTAGTTGCCATAGATTCTTCTGAATCTGGAGAAGAGAAACCAGACAGCCCATCAAAAAAAGACAGCTGGAGCTCTGCAGAGCAAAACCCAGTAGAAGCTTCTCGTTCTGGTTGTGATGAAGTTAGCTCTACCAGTGAGCTTGGCACCCGCTACAAGGATGGCGTTCCTGTCAG tgtggcAGAAACTCAGACAGTGATCTCCTCCATAAAAGCATCCAAGAACTCTTCAG AGCCAGGAGATGATGATGAGCCTACAGAAGGGAGCTTTGAAGGACACCAAGCTGCAGTGAATGCAATTCAGATATTTGGAAACTTGCTGTACACCTGCTCGGCAGACACAAGTGTCCGAGTCTATAATTTGGTG AGTCGGAAGTGTATTGGTGTCTTCGAAGGCCACATTTCCAAAGTGAACTGCCTGCTTGTCACTCACGTCTCTGCGAAGAATTTATCTGTCCTGTACACTGGTTCCAGTGACCACACCATTCGCTGCTATAATGTCAAG acccgAGAATATATAGAACAGTTAAAGCTGGAAGACCGGGTTCTCTGCCTTCATAATAGATGGAAAATCCTCTATGCTGGACTGGCAAATGGCACTGTGGTCACCTTCAACGTAAAG acCAACAAGCAACAGGAGATCTTCGAGTGCCATGGCCCTCGGGCGGTGAGCTGTCTCGCCACAGCTCAGGAAGGTGCCCGCAGACTGCTGGTCGTAGGATCTTATGACTGTACCATTAGTGTCCGTGATGCACGGAACGGGCTCCTGCTCAGAACCCTGAAAGGCCACGGCAAGACCGTTCTTTGCATGAAG GTGGTGAATGACCTTGTGTTCAGCGGCTCCAGTGACCAGTCAGTCTATGCTCACAACATCCAT ACTGGTGAGCTTGTGCGCATCTATAAAGGTCACAATCACGCAGTGACCGTGGTGAATATCCTGGGGAAGGTGATGGTGACTGCCTGCCTGGACAAATTTGTCCGAGTCTACGAATTACAG TCCCATGATCGACTGCAAGTTTATGGAGGACACAAAGACATGATTATGTGTATGACCATCCATAAAAGTATG ATTTACACTGGTTGTTATGATGGAAGCATCCAGGCTGTGCGGCTGAATCTGATGCAGAATTACCGCTGTTGG